Proteins encoded in a region of the Nocardia asteroides genome:
- a CDS encoding DUF1864 family protein, which yields MPFTRLPNQAGTVDCTVISALDPLHADEFCPSLPAMNASADVLALAARLRELVPDMGLVASFSLEQALGAMRDLGLFLGSLKRHGVQPVEAVPEVEPVLVALGRRTDMIPRDTVHHYTEWNPTDGRQRMYTGDPQEGFLMNGPRMSMPHLGDAVDQCVRLAALEPDDAAFPALLASIAENIGCFDKAISMVVEKVTPEFFAREMRPYFEEVTVAEMTFLGPAAAHVPLFLVDLLVWASDHSALTYDDFIDEAAQHTLPQWRSLVDAWRRSPSVVTKVTQALQSVAPHEPPPALRDAAVALSMTLRALTLFRGKHLTIARKAYRDEIRLYELGSGNGSIELLRQILDLTRENAWLVARADGRGASGPTRLQGVANGGKDGSGG from the coding sequence ATGCCGTTCACCCGGTTACCCAACCAGGCAGGCACCGTCGACTGCACAGTGATCAGCGCGCTGGACCCGCTGCACGCTGACGAGTTCTGCCCTAGCCTTCCGGCGATGAACGCCTCGGCCGACGTGCTGGCCCTGGCCGCGCGGCTGCGGGAGTTGGTCCCGGATATGGGCCTGGTCGCCTCGTTCTCCTTGGAGCAGGCGCTGGGCGCGATGCGCGACCTCGGCCTGTTCCTCGGCTCGTTGAAACGCCACGGCGTCCAGCCCGTCGAGGCGGTGCCCGAGGTCGAACCGGTGTTGGTGGCGCTGGGCCGGCGCACCGACATGATTCCGAGAGACACCGTGCACCACTACACCGAGTGGAACCCGACCGACGGCCGCCAGCGGATGTACACCGGCGATCCCCAAGAGGGATTCCTCATGAACGGGCCGCGGATGTCGATGCCGCACCTCGGCGACGCCGTCGACCAGTGCGTCCGGCTGGCCGCGCTGGAACCGGATGATGCTGCATTCCCGGCACTACTGGCCAGCATCGCGGAGAATATCGGCTGTTTCGACAAAGCGATCAGCATGGTGGTGGAGAAAGTCACGCCGGAGTTCTTCGCCCGCGAGATGCGGCCCTACTTCGAGGAGGTCACCGTTGCGGAGATGACATTCCTCGGGCCTGCAGCGGCGCATGTCCCGCTGTTCCTCGTCGATCTGTTGGTCTGGGCCTCCGACCACAGCGCGCTGACGTACGACGACTTCATCGACGAAGCCGCCCAGCACACGCTGCCGCAGTGGCGGTCGTTGGTGGACGCCTGGCGACGCTCGCCGTCGGTGGTCACCAAGGTCACCCAAGCGTTGCAGTCGGTGGCCCCGCATGAGCCTCCACCCGCGCTGCGGGATGCGGCGGTGGCGCTGTCCATGACACTTCGCGCGCTGACGCTGTTCCGCGGCAAGCACTTGACGATCGCACGCAAGGCCTACCGCGACGAGATTCGGTTGTACGAGCTGGGTAGTGGCAACGGGAGCATTGAACTGCTGCGCCAGATCCTTGATCTCACCCGGGAGAACGCGTGGCTGGTCGCGCGGGCCGACGGCCGCGGGGCAAGCGGGCCGACGCGACTGCAGGGGGTCGCCAACGGCGGTAAGGACGGCTCAGGTGGATAG
- a CDS encoding DoxX family protein, which produces MIVLLGVSFVGAGVAKLAGFEVMRDDAARFGFPYWAYRVIGALEVCGGAGLMGGLALKPLAIVSAIGLVGLTIGAVVCHLRANDPRIKPAAAAVMGVLSAVAGVMSVIQ; this is translated from the coding sequence GTGATCGTGCTGCTGGGGGTTAGTTTTGTGGGGGCAGGTGTGGCCAAGCTAGCGGGCTTCGAAGTGATGAGGGACGATGCGGCGCGATTTGGCTTCCCCTACTGGGCCTACCGGGTAATCGGCGCGCTGGAGGTGTGTGGTGGCGCGGGCCTGATGGGCGGGTTGGCATTGAAACCACTGGCAATCGTTTCTGCAATAGGGTTGGTCGGGCTGACCATCGGAGCAGTGGTGTGCCATCTGCGGGCGAACGATCCGAGAATAAAGCCGGCCGCGGCCGCCGTGATGGGTGTTCTCTCGGCAGTGGCAGGGGTTATGAGTGTTATCCAGTGA
- a CDS encoding flavin-dependent oxidoreductase: MDSDLRIVIAGAGIGGLSAALSLHAAGFTNVVVVEAVPSIQPIGVGLNILPNAVRELTGLGVFDAVSRRAVKTLDFSLYHRCGSLIWREPRGVAAGHRWPQLSVHRGHLQRTLAAAVVHRLGKDSLVTDARVVGFEPRGADRVKVALQHPAAGGSSVREADVLIGADGLHSTVRAALYPAEGEPCGNGLVMWRGTTWAEPYLSGRSMIVIGDDQQKIVVYPIVPPASSGSPSLINWVTGLPSTALPPGGTNSAERRAHVLRHYSSWAQPWLDIPALISEAVDILEYPMLDRDPLPRWAFGHVVLLGDAAHPMYPVGSNGATQAIVDGRAVAYYLATSDDPGEALAAFEADRRPKMTGVQAANRRMGPEQAIDLVHRRAPGGFTAVEDVISIDELREISRRYAQTGGFTPAQLNAEPTSPYAVGQPLHDSFPQPAESW, translated from the coding sequence GTGGATAGCGATCTCCGAATTGTCATCGCCGGGGCCGGGATCGGTGGCCTCAGCGCGGCCCTGTCGTTGCACGCGGCCGGGTTCACCAACGTCGTGGTGGTCGAGGCGGTGCCCTCCATCCAGCCGATAGGTGTCGGCCTCAATATCCTGCCGAACGCGGTCCGCGAGCTGACCGGGCTCGGCGTGTTCGATGCGGTCTCCCGCCGCGCGGTGAAAACGCTGGACTTCTCGCTGTACCACCGTTGCGGCAGCCTCATCTGGCGGGAGCCACGCGGAGTCGCAGCCGGGCACCGGTGGCCGCAGTTGTCCGTCCACCGCGGTCACCTGCAGCGAACCCTGGCGGCCGCGGTGGTGCACAGGCTGGGCAAGGATTCGTTGGTGACCGACGCGCGGGTTGTCGGCTTCGAGCCGCGTGGCGCTGACCGCGTGAAGGTGGCGCTTCAGCACCCAGCGGCCGGCGGCAGCAGCGTCCGAGAGGCCGATGTCCTCATCGGCGCGGATGGCCTGCACTCGACGGTTCGCGCCGCCCTCTATCCAGCAGAGGGCGAGCCTTGCGGCAACGGTCTCGTGATGTGGCGAGGGACCACTTGGGCCGAGCCATACCTGTCTGGACGGTCGATGATCGTCATCGGCGACGACCAGCAGAAGATTGTGGTCTATCCGATCGTCCCTCCGGCCAGCTCAGGCAGCCCCTCATTGATCAACTGGGTGACCGGCCTGCCATCCACGGCCCTACCGCCAGGGGGAACCAATTCCGCCGAGCGACGCGCCCACGTGCTACGCCACTACAGTAGCTGGGCGCAGCCGTGGCTGGACATCCCGGCGCTGATCTCCGAGGCGGTGGACATCCTCGAGTACCCGATGCTGGACCGGGATCCCTTGCCACGGTGGGCATTCGGCCATGTTGTCCTGCTCGGTGACGCCGCGCACCCCATGTATCCGGTCGGCTCGAACGGGGCGACGCAGGCGATCGTGGACGGTCGCGCGGTCGCGTACTACCTCGCCACCTCGGATGACCCTGGTGAGGCGCTGGCGGCGTTCGAGGCCGATCGCAGACCTAAGATGACCGGGGTCCAGGCAGCGAACCGAAGGATGGGGCCGGAGCAGGCGATCGACCTCGTGCACCGGCGCGCCCCTGGCGGCTTCACCGCGGTCGAGGACGTGATCTCGATAGACGAACTCCGGGAGATCTCCCGCCGGTACGCCCAGACCGGCGGGTTCACTCCAGCACAACTCAACGCTGAACCGACCTCGCCCTACGCCGTCGGTCAGCCCCTGCACGATTCGTTCCCACAGCCAGCAGAGTCCTGGTGA
- a CDS encoding MarR family transcriptional regulator — protein MDFGILLGKAYQQLVGELHVHLAERGYRGLGASYGYVLRSLAENARTASQLAEGLGISAQGAAKVVDEMVRRGYVERRPDPADKRAKLLHLSARGRDLLAAVREFHAAYERELIARVGGDQVATVRAVLGEVIGMAAVSGEEQTFRPL, from the coding sequence ATGGATTTCGGGATCCTGCTCGGGAAGGCATATCAGCAGTTGGTCGGAGAGTTACACGTCCACCTGGCTGAGCGCGGCTATCGCGGACTCGGTGCGTCCTACGGCTACGTCCTGCGTTCGCTGGCCGAGAACGCCCGCACTGCAAGTCAACTGGCTGAGGGGCTCGGTATCAGCGCGCAGGGCGCGGCCAAGGTCGTCGACGAAATGGTGCGGCGCGGGTACGTGGAGCGGCGCCCGGATCCGGCCGACAAGCGGGCCAAGCTGCTGCACCTGTCCGCCCGAGGGCGCGACCTACTGGCCGCGGTGCGCGAATTCCACGCCGCCTACGAGCGCGAGCTGATCGCCAGGGTAGGCGGGGACCAGGTCGCCACTGTGCGCGCGGTGCTGGGCGAGGTTATCGGCATGGCAGCGGTTTCCGGCGAAGAGCAAACCTTTCGGCCGCTATGA
- a CDS encoding tryptophan 7-halogenase, with protein sequence MNDNRINKVVVLGGGTAGWMTASYLGKALGDEVSITVLEAPAIPKIGVGEATVPNLHKTFFDFLGLTEEDWMRECNASFKMGIKFINWRTPGVGEATGRRFRDATDHYYHLFGLLPNHANLPLSHYWVNKKLAGQTDEPFDYACYREPPILDKNLAPRHVDGSRWTNYAWHFDANLVADFLRRFAVNKQGAVHVQDEMTEVVFDQRGYISALKTKSGRVLEGDLFIDCSGFRGLLINQAMREPFLDMSEHLLNDSAVATAVPHDDAANGIEPYTSAIAMSSGWTWKIPMLGRFGTGYVYSSRFQNQDDATEEFCRMWNLDPAEQPLNQIRFRVGRNRRAWVKNCVSIGLSGCFLEPLESTGIYFITASLYQLAKHFPDRRFDQVLVNRFNREIETMFDDSRDFIQAHFTFAPREDTPFWKACKELELADDITEKIAMYRAGLAVNMPVTDEQTYYANFEAEFRNYWTNSSYYCIFAGLGLVPDHPVPALAYRPDDTASAEPVFAEIKQTQQELLRTLPSTYEYLRQLHAK encoded by the coding sequence ATGAACGATAACCGTATCAATAAAGTTGTTGTACTCGGCGGCGGGACTGCCGGATGGATGACCGCATCCTATCTCGGCAAGGCACTCGGCGACGAAGTATCCATCACAGTCCTCGAGGCCCCGGCCATCCCCAAGATCGGGGTCGGCGAGGCAACAGTACCCAACCTGCATAAGACGTTCTTCGATTTTCTCGGGTTGACGGAGGAAGACTGGATGCGTGAGTGCAACGCCAGCTTCAAGATGGGCATCAAGTTCATCAACTGGCGCACTCCGGGTGTCGGCGAGGCGACCGGGCGGCGCTTCCGCGACGCCACTGATCATTACTACCATCTGTTCGGATTGCTGCCCAACCACGCCAACTTGCCATTGTCGCACTACTGGGTGAACAAGAAGCTGGCCGGCCAGACCGACGAACCCTTCGACTACGCCTGCTACCGCGAGCCGCCGATTCTGGACAAGAACCTGGCTCCCCGCCACGTCGACGGTTCGCGGTGGACGAACTACGCGTGGCACTTCGACGCCAACCTGGTCGCCGACTTCCTGCGCCGGTTCGCAGTGAACAAGCAGGGAGCGGTGCACGTCCAGGACGAGATGACCGAGGTGGTCTTCGACCAGCGTGGCTATATCTCGGCCCTGAAGACCAAGTCCGGTCGGGTGCTCGAAGGCGATCTGTTCATCGACTGCTCAGGGTTCCGCGGCCTGCTGATCAATCAGGCGATGCGGGAGCCGTTCCTGGACATGAGCGAGCACCTGCTGAACGACAGCGCAGTGGCCACTGCTGTGCCGCATGACGATGCCGCGAACGGCATCGAGCCCTACACCTCAGCGATCGCTATGTCGTCAGGGTGGACCTGGAAGATTCCCATGCTGGGCCGGTTCGGCACCGGGTATGTGTACTCCAGCCGGTTCCAGAACCAGGACGACGCCACCGAGGAGTTCTGCCGCATGTGGAACCTCGACCCGGCAGAGCAGCCGCTCAACCAGATCCGCTTCCGCGTCGGCCGCAACCGCCGCGCCTGGGTGAAAAACTGCGTCAGCATCGGCCTGTCCGGCTGCTTCCTCGAGCCGTTGGAGTCCACGGGCATCTACTTCATCACCGCCTCGCTCTACCAGCTGGCCAAGCACTTCCCCGACCGGCGGTTCGACCAGGTCCTGGTCAACCGGTTCAACCGGGAGATCGAGACGATGTTCGACGACTCCCGGGACTTCATCCAGGCGCACTTCACTTTCGCCCCGCGCGAGGACACCCCGTTCTGGAAGGCCTGCAAGGAGCTTGAGCTCGCCGACGACATCACCGAGAAGATCGCAATGTACCGGGCCGGGCTGGCGGTGAATATGCCGGTCACCGACGAGCAGACGTACTACGCCAACTTCGAGGCCGAGTTCCGCAACTACTGGACCAACAGCAGCTACTACTGCATTTTCGCCGGGCTCGGCCTCGTGCCGGACCATCCGGTGCCGGCCCTGGCCTACCGCCCGGACGACACCGCCTCCGCGGAACCGGTGTTCGCCGAGATCAAGCAGACACAGCAGGAGCTGTTGCGGACCCTGCCGTCTACCTATGAGTACTTGCGCCAGTTGCATGCCAAGTAA
- a CDS encoding flavin reductase family protein, producing the protein MTESITASGDIRHMTAEGFRAMMRGFPTGVSIVTATDVSGAPRGMTCTSVSSVTLRPPTLLVCLRNGSPTLEAVVSSGTFSVNLLHSAAQSAAELFASGAPNRFDLIYWEQSSVNGSPRLSRDAHAIAECRVIHTATVGDHTVVFGETLGITRNSGLEPLLYGLGQYRFWPEMEANGTTCNQNVHDCALSNRTIE; encoded by the coding sequence ATGACCGAATCGATCACGGCATCCGGCGATATACGGCACATGACAGCCGAGGGGTTTCGGGCCATGATGCGCGGCTTTCCCACCGGAGTCTCGATCGTCACTGCCACTGATGTCTCGGGCGCACCACGCGGTATGACCTGCACGTCGGTGAGCAGCGTGACTCTGCGCCCGCCGACGTTACTCGTCTGCCTGCGCAACGGGAGCCCTACGCTCGAGGCGGTCGTGAGCAGTGGCACCTTCTCCGTGAACCTGCTTCACAGCGCCGCACAATCGGCTGCCGAGTTGTTCGCTTCCGGCGCGCCGAACCGGTTCGACCTCATCTACTGGGAGCAATCGTCCGTGAACGGTAGTCCACGTCTGAGCCGCGACGCGCATGCTATCGCCGAGTGCCGTGTCATCCACACCGCCACGGTCGGTGACCACACCGTCGTCTTCGGCGAAACGCTCGGTATCACCCGGAACTCTGGTCTCGAGCCGTTGCTTTACGGACTGGGCCAGTACCGCTTCTGGCCGGAGATGGAGGCCAATGGAACTACCTGCAACCAGAATGTGCACGACTGCGCACTATCGAACAGAACTATTGAATAA
- a CDS encoding cupin domain-containing protein, with the protein MPHITADSAPRFENDHATFIGLAAPSRGSIENSAWRLTLKPGIDAPAHALDREEIFIALSGTMTVTMGDETFTVTAGDALIVPAYQQFAMSTPSDEPFEAIVVLPVGGQGLIPGRPPIVAPWAR; encoded by the coding sequence ATGCCACACATCACCGCCGACAGCGCGCCACGCTTCGAGAACGACCACGCGACATTCATCGGCCTGGCCGCACCCAGCCGCGGCTCCATCGAGAACAGCGCCTGGCGACTGACCCTGAAGCCCGGCATCGACGCTCCCGCACACGCCCTGGACCGCGAGGAGATCTTCATCGCGCTGTCCGGAACGATGACCGTCACCATGGGCGACGAAACCTTCACCGTCACAGCCGGAGACGCACTGATCGTGCCCGCATACCAACAATTCGCAATGTCCACACCCAGTGATGAACCCTTCGAGGCAATCGTCGTATTACCCGTCGGCGGACAGGGACTCATCCCCGGCCGACCCCCCATCGTCGCCCCCTGGGCCCGCTGA